The sequence CGGCACGCGGCAGGCTGGGGCGCCACGCTCGAACCGCTGGCGCGGGTCATTGCGGCGCGCTTCGCCGCGCATCTGCCGAAGCTGACCTATCCGATCCGCGTCGGCACCCATTTCAACACCGCCTTCGCGCTCACGCTGGCACGCGACTGGGCGATGACCCACGACGCGCCGTTGGCCGCGCTGATCGAGGCGCGGGCGCGCGACTGGTTCGGCCAGGACCACGATTGCCAGGCGTGGGAGCCAGGCGGCGACGAGTTCCTGTCGTCGGCGCTCAGCGAGGCGCTGCTGATGGCGGACACGCTGGCGCCGGCAGCGTTCGCGACGTGGTTCGACGCCTTCCTGCCGCGCGCCGGCGCCGGTGAGCCCGCGACGCTGTTCGGCCCCGCAATCGTGTCCGACCGCGCCGATGGCAAGATCGCGCATCTCGACGGCCTCAACCTGAGTAGGGCCTGGGCGTGGCGTCGGATCGCCGGCGCGCTGGGGCAGGAACACCCGGCCCACGCCCGCGCGCTGGCCACGGCGGACAAGCACCTCGCGGCCGCGCTGCCGCACATCGCCGACAATTATGCGGGCGAGCATTGGCTCGCGACGTTCGCGGTGCTGGCGCTTGCCGCCTGAGGTTGCCCGGCAGGCCCGTTTCCTGTAGCGGCGCGACCCATGCTGACCTTCCTTCTCGTCATCCACGCGCTCGTCGCGGCCGCGCTCGTTGCGGTGATCCTCATGCAGCGCTCGGAGGGCGGGGGCCTCGCGTCCGGCGGCAATCCGGCCGGGCTGATGAGCGCGCGCGGCGCCGCCGATTT is a genomic window of Sphingomonas nostoxanthinifaciens containing:
- a CDS encoding DUF2891 domain-containing protein, which produces MILTAEIADRFATLTLGHVRREFPNKLEHVIDGAADVARPSVLHPVFYGSFDWHSCVHGWWQMLTLVRLFPDMPAAAAVRAAADEMLVPEKMAGELAYLERPSALGFERPYGWAWALALHGEAVRHAAGWGATLEPLARVIAARFAAHLPKLTYPIRVGTHFNTAFALTLARDWAMTHDAPLAALIEARARDWFGQDHDCQAWEPGGDEFLSSALSEALLMADTLAPAAFATWFDAFLPRAGAGEPATLFGPAIVSDRADGKIAHLDGLNLSRAWAWRRIAGALGQEHPAHARALATADKHLAAALPHIADNYAGEHWLATFAVLALAA